In a single window of the Halolamina litorea genome:
- a CDS encoding HalOD1 output domain-containing protein: MTCQRRAARSEREFGGVVDDGASVAISIVTMVADREGVEPQSLDTPLYEAVDPDALATLVQSAPETQLTISFNYAGYRVTVVSDEEVVVDVTPLA, from the coding sequence ATGACTTGTCAGAGGAGGGCCGCACGCAGCGAACGCGAGTTCGGTGGTGTCGTCGATGACGGCGCCAGTGTGGCTATCAGCATCGTAACTATGGTCGCGGATCGCGAGGGCGTCGAGCCCCAGTCGCTTGACACGCCGCTTTACGAAGCGGTCGACCCGGACGCCTTGGCAACGCTGGTCCAAAGCGCCCCGGAGACACAACTCACGATCAGCTTCAACTACGCGGGCTACCGCGTCACCGTCGTTTCGGACGAGGAGGTCGTCGTCGACGTCACCCCGCTCGCGTAG